A single region of the Chryseobacterium sp. 6424 genome encodes:
- a CDS encoding late control protein — MFILKCKIVIGDYTFSSVHEVEITKSVEDLMDTALIKLPTKFRIRSTGELKFIEEVIKPGDKVEITLAYDGKFEKMEFAGYVSKVSPKIPLEIHCEDAMWLLRRKNITKAFGKTTLREVLTEVVSGTGLQLSPDIPHHPIDKLIVKEQNGTQVLQYFKENHMMTSFIDDAGRLYCGLAQLTNIGQTAKYDLNYNLVSNDLEFKTEDDKKIKVKYTYIAKDNKKTTVEVGDPDGEIRSLNTHIVSNEAQLKEMASAELKKLKYAGFEGSVKSFLIPFATRGMAAEIIDKEHPNRKGKYFIKKVVTSFGTSGARRTVTIGNKL; from the coding sequence ATGTTCATACTGAAATGTAAAATAGTGATCGGTGATTATACCTTCAGCTCGGTGCACGAGGTGGAGATCACCAAATCTGTGGAGGATCTGATGGACACCGCTTTGATAAAGTTGCCCACAAAATTCAGGATCCGCAGCACCGGCGAGCTGAAATTCATTGAGGAGGTGATAAAGCCGGGCGATAAGGTAGAGATCACGCTGGCCTACGACGGCAAGTTTGAAAAGATGGAGTTTGCGGGTTATGTATCGAAAGTCAGCCCGAAAATCCCGCTTGAGATCCACTGCGAGGACGCGATGTGGCTGCTGAGAAGAAAGAACATTACAAAAGCTTTTGGAAAAACTACGCTGAGGGAGGTTTTGACAGAGGTAGTGTCGGGAACTGGTCTTCAGCTTTCGCCTGACATTCCGCACCACCCGATTGATAAGCTGATTGTAAAAGAGCAAAACGGCACCCAGGTGTTGCAGTACTTTAAAGAAAATCACATGATGACTTCTTTTATTGATGATGCCGGACGGCTATACTGCGGACTGGCACAGCTTACTAATATAGGGCAAACAGCAAAATATGATCTGAATTACAACCTTGTAAGTAACGATCTTGAATTTAAAACAGAGGATGATAAAAAAATAAAGGTGAAATACACCTATATCGCAAAGGACAACAAGAAAACAACGGTGGAGGTTGGTGACCCGGATGGAGAAATACGGTCACTGAACACTCATATTGTCTCTAATGAGGCACAGCTTAAAGAAATGGCCTCGGCGGAATTAAAGAAGCTGAAATACGCAGGCTTCGAAGGCTCTGTGAAATCGTTTTTAATTCCGTTTGCCACACGAGGGATGGCGGCAGAGATTATCGACAAGGAGCACCCGAACCGTAAGGGAAAGTATTTTATAAAAAAGGTGGTGACGAGCTTCGGAACTTCCGGCGCACGCAGAACGGTAACCATTGGCAATAAGTTATGA